One genomic segment of Solidesulfovibrio sp. includes these proteins:
- a CDS encoding outer membrane homotrimeric porin, whose translation MKRGALSLLLLVLALGICQKARAETRVKMRGDAFIMANYFQNHNYTGWNKTGTKTEDTFEIWERFRLRADFEANKSVYFRLGLRIINTWGQGTFTAANPAAEVLVDVAYLQFKWPDTDIEITAGYQALELPQNAIFNSSVIYSDLVAALTVRAPLLPDTLSVLAGFGRFFDSNRTYDNNTTQASDEFDAYFLALPVTLEGFKATPWGMIGVAGRNATYTYKNTADVPEIGNSFDNALFSAASIANMNTANGMGRWKNSQNPYFWAGGSLEVAALDPVRFYADVIYGQGAMSDSKAAKRRGWMVDFAAQYTGLSVVTPQVFAFWSTGEDNSTANGSERLPYLRSQWGPGRSFLFESGQDLPRDTSTYTTPVGIYGFGASLNDISFMEKLSNRATFVYVQGNNSPRAIRAARLLNASYMTMGHDLSRNEHLLGFNVDTKYSLYENLDVILQTGWAHGQFQESVWGHRLVSQAESNGNNIWLLALGFSYKF comes from the coding sequence ATGAAACGAGGGGCGCTTTCACTGTTGTTGCTCGTCCTGGCATTGGGGATCTGCCAAAAAGCGCGGGCCGAAACACGGGTCAAGATGCGCGGCGACGCGTTCATCATGGCCAACTATTTCCAGAATCACAACTATACCGGCTGGAACAAGACCGGCACCAAAACCGAGGACACCTTCGAGATCTGGGAGCGCTTCCGCCTGCGGGCCGACTTCGAAGCGAACAAGTCCGTCTACTTCCGCCTGGGCCTTCGCATCATCAACACCTGGGGCCAGGGAACGTTCACCGCCGCCAACCCGGCCGCCGAAGTGCTGGTCGATGTCGCCTACCTGCAATTCAAATGGCCCGACACCGACATCGAGATCACCGCCGGCTACCAGGCGCTGGAACTGCCGCAAAACGCCATTTTCAACAGCAGCGTCATCTACAGCGACCTGGTGGCCGCCCTGACCGTGCGCGCGCCGCTGCTTCCCGACACCCTTTCCGTCCTGGCCGGTTTCGGGCGGTTTTTCGACTCCAACCGGACCTACGACAACAACACCACCCAGGCCAGTGACGAGTTCGATGCCTATTTCCTGGCCCTGCCCGTCACCCTGGAAGGCTTCAAGGCCACGCCCTGGGGCATGATCGGCGTGGCCGGCCGCAACGCCACCTACACCTACAAGAACACCGCCGACGTGCCCGAGATCGGCAACAGTTTCGACAACGCCCTGTTCTCCGCCGCCAGCATCGCCAACATGAACACCGCCAACGGCATGGGGCGCTGGAAGAATTCCCAGAACCCCTATTTCTGGGCCGGCGGCAGCCTGGAGGTCGCCGCCCTGGATCCGGTGCGCTTTTACGCCGACGTCATTTACGGCCAGGGCGCCATGAGCGATTCCAAGGCGGCCAAGCGGCGCGGCTGGATGGTCGATTTCGCCGCCCAGTACACGGGCTTAAGCGTCGTCACGCCCCAGGTCTTCGCCTTCTGGTCCACCGGCGAGGACAATTCCACGGCCAACGGCTCCGAACGCCTGCCCTACCTGCGCTCCCAATGGGGACCGGGCAGAAGCTTCCTGTTCGAGAGCGGCCAGGACCTGCCCCGCGACACCTCGACCTACACCACGCCCGTGGGCATCTACGGCTTCGGCGCCTCGCTCAACGACATCTCCTTCATGGAAAAACTGAGCAACCGGGCGACCTTCGTCTACGTGCAGGGCAACAACAGCCCCCGGGCCATCCGGGCGGCCCGCCTGCTCAACGCCTCCTACATGACCATGGGCCACGACCTGTCGCGCAACGAGCACCTGCTGGGGTTCAACGTGGACACGAAATACAGCCTCTACGAGAATCTGGATGTGATCCTGCAAACGGGCTGGGCCCACGGCCAATTCCAGGAAAGCGTCTGGGGCCACCGCCTGGTCAGCCAGGCCGAAAGCAACGGCAACAACATCTGGCTGCTGGCCCTGGGCTTCAGCTACAAGTTCTGA
- a CDS encoding response regulator transcription factor has product MLKPRILLADDHRMVAEGVRGLLEPEYQLVGIVEDGRALLEAVDRLRPDAVVADISMPLLNGIEAVRQIKKRHKSMVIVFLTMHMDVQYAASAFEAGASGYVLKHSASSELLTALHCGLKGKTYITPMLAGELLQYQRDKPSVPQEAFTQLTTRQREVLQLIAEGFSVKESAAILGISTRTVEFHKYTMIESLGFKSSAELIRFAVQHAKGVSRSGVRLSCSVDPSSSRS; this is encoded by the coding sequence ATGCTGAAACCGAGAATATTGCTGGCCGACGACCATCGCATGGTGGCCGAAGGCGTGCGCGGCCTGCTCGAACCCGAATACCAGCTGGTCGGGATCGTCGAGGACGGCCGGGCCCTGCTGGAAGCCGTGGACAGGTTGCGGCCGGATGCCGTGGTGGCCGACATCTCCATGCCGCTGCTCAACGGCATCGAGGCGGTGCGGCAGATAAAAAAGCGCCACAAGTCCATGGTGATCGTCTTCCTGACCATGCACATGGACGTCCAGTACGCGGCCAGCGCCTTCGAGGCCGGGGCCTCGGGCTATGTGCTCAAGCATTCCGCCTCGTCGGAACTGCTCACGGCCCTTCACTGCGGGCTCAAGGGCAAGACGTACATCACCCCGATGCTGGCCGGCGAATTGTTGCAATACCAGCGCGACAAGCCGTCCGTCCCCCAGGAGGCCTTCACCCAGCTGACCACCCGGCAACGCGAAGTGCTGCAACTCATCGCCGAGGGCTTTTCCGTCAAGGAATCCGCCGCCATTCTGGGCATCTCCACCCGGACCGTGGAGTTTCACAAATACACGATGATCGAATCGTTGGGATTTAAAAGTTCGGCCGAACTGATCCGTTTCGCCGTACAGCATGCGAAAGGGGTCTCCCGGTCCGGGGTCCGGCTTTCCTGTTCCGTTGACCCCTCCTCCAGCCGTTCCTAG
- a CDS encoding ATP-binding protein yields the protein MRATTRRLRMFLLAAGLGCLCGAFFVLGRPALAAPGPSAGKIEKRIVILYSMPLDFPATQMAEKGLREALSEQALYSVQIFSEYLDLSRFRNESQRQALSDLLRHRYGNAPIDLVIAVDVPATHFLIEKVEEVFPGVPVVVCDIPEPFRDTVLASSFGKRVSGVLEPGQLARELVASALRLKPEARHAVLISGGFENDLIRATLLREAIGAFRPRLELIDLGGLSIGDILMQCQSLPPDALIFFSTLFVDAKGRFFVPRDVLPTLMDYAKAPIWGLYDSYFGNGIVGGPMVSMRLQGLKSGEIALRILSGQPAGEIPFDTGLDSAVTLYDWRQLTRFHLDENLLPPGAVIAFKEETTWQRYRHYILGAAALFALQSLLVIGLLFNLRQRKKAEIALRGSQKELQTLAGRLISSQEDELRRLSREFHDDFVQRLAAIAIEIGTIEIHFQGLGAQALGKLASIKEKIIDLSGDMHALSRQLHPSILKDFGLVRAINVLCLDFNDREGLAVDCRFEGTFEDIPLDTALCLYRVTQEGLRNIAKHAHARHVAIALEGADDRLVLTMRDDGAGFKPQCAKLTPGIGLASMRERVQYAKGEFTMQSEPGQGTVIHVRVPLREGGTC from the coding sequence ATGCGCGCAACGACCCGACGCCTGCGGATGTTCCTGCTCGCGGCAGGCCTGGGGTGCCTTTGCGGCGCCTTTTTCGTTTTGGGCCGGCCGGCCCTGGCCGCCCCCGGCCCGTCCGCCGGCAAGATCGAAAAGCGCATTGTCATCCTCTACTCCATGCCCCTGGATTTTCCCGCCACCCAGATGGCGGAAAAGGGGCTGCGCGAGGCCTTGTCCGAACAGGCCCTTTATTCCGTGCAGATTTTCTCCGAGTACCTCGACCTGTCCCGGTTTCGCAACGAAAGCCAACGCCAGGCCCTCTCCGACCTGCTGCGCCACCGCTACGGCAACGCCCCCATCGACCTCGTCATCGCCGTCGATGTCCCGGCGACGCATTTTCTCATCGAGAAGGTGGAAGAGGTCTTTCCCGGCGTTCCGGTCGTCGTGTGCGACATCCCCGAGCCCTTCAGGGACACGGTCCTGGCCTCCTCCTTCGGCAAACGGGTCAGCGGCGTCCTGGAACCCGGCCAACTGGCGCGGGAGCTCGTCGCCTCGGCCCTGCGCCTCAAACCCGAGGCCAGGCATGCGGTGCTCATTTCCGGGGGCTTCGAAAACGATCTCATCCGGGCGACCCTGTTGCGCGAGGCGATCGGGGCATTCCGGCCCCGCCTCGAACTCATCGACCTCGGCGGCCTTTCCATCGGCGACATCCTGATGCAATGCCAGTCCCTGCCCCCGGATGCGTTGATTTTTTTCTCGACCCTCTTTGTCGATGCCAAGGGGCGTTTCTTCGTCCCGCGAGACGTCCTTCCCACCCTCATGGATTACGCGAAAGCGCCCATCTGGGGCCTGTATGATTCATACTTCGGCAACGGCATCGTCGGCGGCCCGATGGTCAGCATGCGACTGCAAGGGCTCAAATCGGGGGAGATCGCCCTTCGCATCCTCTCCGGCCAACCGGCCGGCGAAATACCCTTCGACACCGGCCTGGACAGCGCCGTCACCCTCTACGACTGGCGGCAACTCACACGCTTCCATCTCGACGAAAACCTGCTGCCGCCAGGGGCCGTCATCGCCTTCAAGGAAGAAACGACCTGGCAGCGGTACCGGCACTACATCCTCGGCGCGGCCGCCCTGTTCGCCTTGCAGTCCCTGCTGGTCATCGGCCTGCTGTTCAACCTGCGCCAGCGCAAGAAGGCGGAAATAGCCTTGCGCGGCAGCCAGAAGGAACTGCAAACCCTGGCCGGCCGCCTGATTTCCTCCCAGGAGGACGAATTGCGGCGGCTTTCCCGCGAATTCCACGACGACTTCGTCCAGCGCCTGGCCGCCATCGCCATCGAGATCGGCACCATCGAGATCCACTTCCAGGGCCTGGGCGCCCAGGCGCTTGGCAAGCTCGCTTCGATCAAGGAAAAAATCATCGACCTCTCCGGGGACATGCATGCCCTGTCCCGGCAGTTGCATCCCTCGATCCTCAAGGACTTCGGCCTGGTCCGAGCCATCAACGTGCTTTGCCTCGATTTCAACGACCGGGAAGGCCTGGCCGTGGATTGCCGCTTCGAAGGGACATTCGAGGACATCCCCCTGGACACGGCGCTGTGCCTCTACAGGGTCACCCAGGAAGGACTGCGCAATATCGCCAAACACGCCCATGCCCGCCACGTCGCCATCGCCCTGGAGGGCGCGGACGACCGGCTCGTGCTGACCATGCGGGACGACGGCGCCGGGTTCAAGCCGCAATGCGCCAAGCTCACCCCCGGCATCGGCCTGGCCAGCATGCGGGAACGCGTGCAGTACGCCAAGGGGGAATTCACCATGCAGTCGGAACCGGGCCAGGGAACGGTCATCCACGTCCGTGTGCCCTTGCGGGAGGGAGGGACATGCTGA
- a CDS encoding MFS transporter — MTQTSSAQTLANVAGAASPSVDEACPPSPGPTEAHRTGERITNNYFDGIAVSGVHKFLFFIIMAAYFFEQLDNWNFGFVAPALSQSWHLAMTDIATIVFWYFIGMTSGGFLGGVISDMIGRRKTFLGSILVFSISSIITGFTDSFAVFTLFRALTGFGVFCMMVTSQAYIAEMSPCESRGKWQGSVAAVGFCAVPVVALLCRLIIPMGPEAWRIIFYAGGIGLVAFAFGLKYLKESPRWLVSRGRLAEAESVIAFMTHRDIDLSEASRKVEAKVKFTSVLTGMFTPRYLLRTSLLILLFVTITPAGFLLTTWTTQLLKMKGFTVTESLTAATIISIGVPIGCYLASLVSDLGGRKIPLAVLSVVTGLCGIAFAFMDSLTGLILAGFSVTVVNMAVNFILFSYTAESYPTKMRNTATGFHNGLARLSVSASQPLIPMIHQAYGFAGVFGAVGTLFLLPVIPLLLWGKRTGGKSLEEIE; from the coding sequence ATGACACAGACAAGCTCGGCGCAAACCTTGGCCAACGTCGCCGGCGCGGCCTCGCCCAGCGTGGACGAAGCCTGCCCCCCGTCTCCGGGCCCGACCGAGGCCCACCGGACCGGGGAACGCATCACCAACAACTACTTCGACGGCATTGCGGTCAGCGGCGTCCATAAGTTCCTGTTTTTCATCATCATGGCCGCCTACTTCTTCGAACAGCTCGACAACTGGAACTTCGGCTTCGTCGCCCCGGCCCTGTCCCAGTCCTGGCACCTGGCCATGACCGACATCGCCACCATCGTCTTTTGGTACTTCATCGGCATGACCTCGGGCGGCTTCCTGGGCGGCGTCATTTCCGACATGATCGGCCGGCGCAAGACCTTCCTCGGCTCCATCCTGGTCTTTTCCATCTCCTCCATCATCACCGGCTTTACGGACAGCTTCGCGGTGTTCACCCTGTTCCGGGCCCTGACCGGCTTTGGCGTGTTCTGCATGATGGTCACTTCCCAGGCCTACATCGCCGAGATGTCGCCCTGCGAAAGCCGGGGCAAATGGCAGGGCAGCGTGGCGGCCGTGGGCTTTTGCGCCGTGCCCGTGGTGGCGCTGCTGTGCCGGCTGATCATCCCCATGGGGCCCGAGGCCTGGCGCATCATCTTCTATGCCGGCGGCATCGGCCTGGTCGCCTTCGCCTTCGGCCTCAAGTACCTCAAGGAATCGCCCCGCTGGCTGGTCTCCCGGGGACGGCTGGCCGAGGCCGAGTCGGTCATCGCCTTCATGACCCACCGCGATATCGACCTGTCCGAGGCCAGCCGGAAAGTCGAGGCCAAGGTCAAGTTCACGAGCGTGCTCACGGGCATGTTCACCCCGCGCTACCTGCTGCGCACGTCGCTTTTGATCCTGCTGTTCGTCACCATCACCCCGGCCGGCTTCCTGCTGACCACCTGGACCACGCAGCTGCTCAAGATGAAGGGGTTCACGGTGACCGAGAGCCTCACCGCCGCCACCATCATCAGCATCGGCGTGCCCATCGGCTGTTACCTGGCCTCTCTCGTCTCGGATCTCGGCGGCAGGAAAATCCCCCTGGCCGTCCTCAGCGTCGTCACCGGCCTGTGCGGGATCGCCTTTGCCTTCATGGACAGCCTGACGGGCCTGATCCTCGCCGGCTTCTCCGTGACCGTCGTGAACATGGCCGTGAACTTCATCCTGTTCTCCTACACGGCCGAATCCTATCCGACCAAGATGCGCAACACCGCCACCGGGTTTCACAACGGCCTGGCGAGGCTGTCCGTCTCCGCCTCCCAGCCGCTGATTCCCATGATCCATCAGGCCTACGGCTTCGCGGGCGTCTTCGGCGCCGTGGGCACCCTGTTCCTGCTCCCGGTCATTCCGTTGCTGCTGTGGGGCAAGCGGACCGGCGGCAAGAGCCTGGAAGAAATAGAATAG
- a CDS encoding aryl-sulfate sulfotransferase: MTVKIKAIVPVLLLVGLLAAAGPARAYEAMVGPTGVLKYDKAKAFAGYTLVSPTVKSTTTYLIDMDGNIVHEWQCQYPAGLYAELLPNGNLLRGGKLEQKDNGFGGIGGVVQELDWDGKVVWEYKLADKDHYHHHTFHRMPGGNTLLLAWERKSKQEALAKGRDPKTVPDKPVVSDGVAHNDFWVDFVREVDKDGKTVWEWHAWDHIGKGPDKLDINYHLPEPTGDVYPNFDWTHFNTVGYLPQTDQILLNSRNFSEFYLVNHKTGAIEYRWGNPAASGAGKAPSWYDDGDQQVFGEHCVTPLENGHMLLFDNGSERPQGNRSRVVEMDPETGKIVWEYATRDINSFYSYRQGGVQKLPNGNVLVTSTHHGHLFEVTPDKRIVWDYVSPVAMAEAKCLLDEDKDSLPGHHMMMSNAIHRAYRYGPDYPGLKGRDLSRKTPMVPGCPQFLDVYTAAATAAK, from the coding sequence ATGACAGTGAAAATCAAGGCGATCGTACCGGTGTTGCTGCTTGTCGGCCTGCTCGCGGCCGCCGGCCCGGCCCGGGCCTACGAGGCCATGGTCGGCCCGACCGGCGTGCTCAAATACGACAAGGCCAAGGCGTTTGCCGGCTATACCCTCGTCTCTCCCACGGTCAAGAGCACGACCACCTACCTGATCGACATGGACGGCAACATCGTCCACGAATGGCAATGCCAGTACCCGGCCGGGCTGTATGCCGAGCTGCTCCCCAACGGCAACCTGCTGCGCGGCGGCAAGCTGGAGCAAAAGGACAACGGCTTCGGCGGCATCGGCGGCGTGGTCCAGGAGCTCGACTGGGACGGCAAGGTGGTCTGGGAATACAAGCTGGCCGACAAGGACCACTACCACCACCACACCTTCCACCGCATGCCGGGCGGCAACACGCTGCTCCTGGCCTGGGAGCGCAAGTCCAAGCAGGAGGCCCTGGCCAAGGGACGCGACCCCAAGACCGTTCCGGACAAACCGGTGGTCAGCGACGGCGTGGCGCACAACGACTTCTGGGTGGATTTCGTGCGCGAGGTGGACAAGGACGGCAAGACCGTCTGGGAATGGCACGCCTGGGACCACATCGGCAAGGGCCCGGACAAGCTCGACATCAACTACCACCTGCCCGAGCCCACGGGCGACGTCTACCCCAACTTCGACTGGACCCACTTCAACACCGTGGGCTACCTGCCGCAAACCGATCAGATCCTGCTCAATTCGCGCAACTTCAGCGAATTCTATCTCGTCAACCACAAGACCGGGGCCATCGAGTACCGCTGGGGCAATCCGGCGGCCTCCGGCGCGGGCAAGGCGCCGTCCTGGTACGACGACGGCGACCAGCAGGTCTTCGGCGAACATTGCGTCACGCCCCTGGAAAACGGCCACATGCTCCTGTTCGACAACGGTTCCGAACGCCCTCAGGGCAACCGGTCCCGGGTGGTGGAGATGGACCCCGAGACCGGCAAGATCGTCTGGGAATACGCCACCAGGGACATCAACAGCTTTTACAGCTACCGCCAGGGCGGCGTGCAGAAGCTGCCCAACGGCAACGTGCTCGTGACCTCGACCCACCACGGCCACCTCTTCGAGGTCACGCCGGACAAGCGGATCGTCTGGGACTACGTGAGCCCCGTCGCCATGGCCGAGGCCAAGTGCCTGCTCGACGAGGACAAGGACTCCCTGCCCGGCCATCACATGATGATGAGCAACGCCATCCACCGGGCCTACCGCTACGGCCCGGACTATCCCGGGCTCAAGGGGCGCGACCTCAGCCGCAAGACGCCCATGGTTCCCGGCTGTCCGCAATTCCTCGACGTCTACACCGCCGCCGCGACGGCCGCGAAGTAG
- a CDS encoding FAD-dependent oxidoreductase, which translates to MKPEHHCDCLILGGGPAGLTAAIYAARAKLSAVILESNITGGLVNSTYIVENFPSYPSIHGMELMRRMRAHVDGLGVPVEEVCAVERLDLAGKVKTAETDEAVYRAPAVILATGRKPVALETPTECDQVHHCAICDGAPYAGKRVLVAGGGNSAFDESLYLLSLGVAHVTLIEVMPRFFAAAAAQEALFASGKAQGHTETRLVDLEVTGGRLTAALLENTATGETWREPVDGVFAFLGQIPNNALFAEQIELTKAGYIPAAVDMATSLPGVFAAGDIVDKPFRQITTAVADGTVAALSAERFLRGR; encoded by the coding sequence ATGAAACCGGAACACCACTGCGACTGCCTCATCCTCGGCGGCGGCCCGGCCGGCCTGACCGCGGCCATCTACGCCGCCCGGGCCAAGCTCTCCGCCGTCATCCTCGAGTCCAACATCACCGGCGGCCTGGTCAATTCCACCTACATCGTGGAGAACTTCCCCTCCTACCCCTCCATCCACGGCATGGAGCTCATGCGGCGCATGCGCGCCCATGTCGACGGCCTGGGCGTGCCGGTGGAGGAGGTCTGCGCCGTGGAGCGCCTCGACCTGGCCGGGAAGGTCAAGACCGCCGAAACCGACGAGGCCGTCTACCGCGCCCCGGCCGTCATCCTGGCCACCGGCAGAAAGCCCGTGGCCCTGGAGACGCCCACCGAGTGCGACCAGGTCCACCACTGCGCCATCTGCGACGGCGCGCCCTATGCCGGCAAACGGGTGCTCGTGGCCGGCGGGGGCAACAGCGCCTTCGACGAAAGCCTCTACCTGCTGTCCCTGGGCGTGGCCCACGTGACGCTCATCGAGGTCATGCCCCGGTTTTTCGCCGCCGCCGCCGCCCAGGAGGCCCTTTTCGCCTCGGGCAAGGCCCAAGGCCACACCGAGACCCGGCTGGTGGACCTGGAAGTGACCGGCGGCCGGCTCACGGCGGCCCTGCTGGAAAACACGGCCACGGGCGAAACCTGGCGCGAGCCCGTGGACGGCGTGTTCGCCTTCCTGGGCCAGATTCCCAACAACGCCCTTTTTGCGGAGCAAATCGAGCTGACCAAGGCCGGCTACATCCCGGCCGCCGTGGACATGGCCACGAGCCTGCCGGGCGTCTTCGCCGCCGGGGACATCGTGGACAAGCCCTTTCGCCAGATCACCACGGCCGTCGCCGACGGCACCGTGGCCGCCCTGTCGGCGGAACGGTTCCTGCGCGGCCGGTAA
- a CDS encoding thioredoxin family protein, which yields MLQEMTQADYRDVLAATQAGVCIVFKDLCPHCANMEKVLEKFGRLQPGAVLLGLDIQKNPDAAAALGAERAPTLLIIRNGAIIRKKTGLLNPKELLALYQEA from the coding sequence ATGCTCCAGGAAATGACCCAGGCCGATTACCGGGATGTGCTCGCCGCCACGCAAGCCGGCGTGTGCATCGTCTTCAAGGACCTCTGCCCCCACTGCGCCAACATGGAGAAGGTCCTGGAAAAATTCGGCCGCCTCCAGCCCGGCGCCGTGCTGCTGGGGCTCGACATCCAGAAAAATCCCGACGCCGCCGCCGCGCTGGGCGCCGAACGGGCGCCCACCCTGCTCATCATCAGGAACGGGGCGATCATCCGGAAAAAGACCGGCCTCCTCAACCCCAAGGAACTCCTGGCCCTGTACCAGGAGGCATAG